A genomic window from Lotus japonicus ecotype B-129 chromosome 1, LjGifu_v1.2 includes:
- the LOC130732210 gene encoding papain-like encodes MSALRLRLSKVTSLALPSEPDPKVVGLVDKELGEKSGGVIHAVVSYLKNMLIATVFTLTYILGLDPISLRLYLNPNSHLYSQWEARQLFESWCKEYNKTYPSEDEKLYRFGVFKETLEWCARNNLRTLSRCSGTNCFADQTEDELIHSLFLDGSYISDSD; translated from the exons ATGTCTGCGCTTCGCCTCCGTCTGTCCAAGGTCACATCCCTCGCGCTCCCTTCCGAGCCCGACCCTAAAG TTGTTGGTTTAGTTGACAAGGAATTAGGAGAGAAGAGTGGTGGTGTCATTCACGCCGTTGTTTCATATCTCAAAAACATGTTGATAGCGACGGTTTTCACTCTCACCTACATTTTGGGGCTCGACCCTATCAGTCTCCGTCTCTATTTGAATCCCAATAGCCATCTCTACTCTCAATGGGAAGCCAGACAACTCTTTGAAAGCTGGTGCAAGGAATATAACAAAACATACCCTTCTGAAGATGAGAAACTCTACAGGTTCGGTGTCTTCAAGGAAACTCTTGAATGGTGCGCCCGCAACAACCTGAGGACGTTATCTCGCTGCTCTGGCACCAACTGTTTCGCTGATCAAACCGAGGATGAATTAATTCACAGTCTCTTTTTAGACGGTTCTTACATTTCTGATAGTGATTAA